From the genome of Magnolia sinica isolate HGM2019 chromosome 12, MsV1, whole genome shotgun sequence:
gtTGAGTTGCGTCAACCCTAACTCTGTCCGACTCACTCAAGCCTAGCTCTAAACACATAAGTCAACTTCACCGAATCTGCTTCCAGAAGAATTGACTGGATATCAACCATTGATTTTGGCAACCTTTATGATTCCAAGATCTCATATGATCCTCTACGATGTTGGGGTcagtagccaaaccgcgtcccaacTACAGGCTCCACATTTCTTAAATAAGCAACGAAGGATACTGCATCGATCCTCATGCTGAGGATCGTATGGTTCCTCTTCTCTACAAAAAGAGGTAGTATGCTATGCATTCCTGCAAATCTTCCCTTTTGGGCTCTTCAAGCATCTTGATGCTTGCTATAATCTCTTGATTAGCTGCTAATCTCCAACACCATCTTATCTAACCGTTGATTATCGCGGCCTTCTCCATCAGCCGTCGAAAGTATGGGCTTCAACAAGATACCGGAAGTGAAAAGAGAGGATACGGTATGATAATCTAACACCTAAGTCAAGAGCATGTTTAGACCTTAATTATCTCTACAAACGGATGGTTGATAATCCCAAATGCATGTATGGCCCAGCTGGGCACATGTCTGTGATGACGTGTGACCCACCGTAAATATTGGGTGGCCTGGAAATCGGGCCCGTTCACAGTGTATGAAACGAGATGGATGGCAAAACCCATGTTTTGTTTTGTAGCTtgtgggcccatctgatgagtgaacggtccagatttttctgccCCTTTTTTCATTTATTAAAACAAACACCCACGATTTGAGTTGAATGAATCAGCAAGTAGACTCGAAGAGTCTTGTCGAGTATAATCCGAGTCAACCTCACTAGAGAGTTTCGTAATGACTCAGCTCGAAATCCATCGAGTCACTGAGTTTCATAACTCTGATCTATATATGGGGGCTCCACTAAATATCCGAGTCAGTTTTTGTTGGACCTTTTCACCATatagatgatcttgaccgttaTTTTGTAGGCTGCTGATTGATGGCTAGATTTGTGTTTTTCATAGTGGTTCAGAAAGTGTTGTCTGAACCTTTCTTCATGCTCGTTATAATCTCTTGATTAACTGCTAATCTCCAACACCTCACATCTAACCGTTGATACCTGCagccttcttcttcatcatccgaTGAAAGTTCATACTCCACCGGCACACTGGCAAAGAAAGAGGATAAGGTATGATGATCTAACACCTAATTTAAGAGCTTGTTTAGGCCTTAATTATATTTACCAACGGAGGGTTGACGATCCCAAATGCAAGTATAGCCCAGCTGGGCACGTCTGTGATGATGTGTTGTTCACCTTATATATTGGGTGGCCTGGAAATCGGGCCCGTTCACAGTGTATGAAACAAGATGGATGgcaaaacttcttcttcttcttcttcttcttcttttcttttttttttttttggttgttgttgttgtagctcatGGGTCCATCTGATGAGTGAACGGTCCAGATTTGTTTGCCTCCTTTTGCCCTTTTATTAAAACAAACAACCGGAAGTGAGTGTCATTTGCGAGTTGCATCGAGTTAAATGACTCGATTTGGACCTTTTCACTATATAGATCATCTTGACCGTCATTTCGTAGGCTGCTGATTGATGGCTAGAATTGTGTTTTTCATGGTATTCCAGAAACTGTTGTCTGTAGCTTTCTTCATGCATGCttgcttctttttattttttacacacgcacacacaccaccacacattcacgccgtagtgggatttcaccacctatgctTGCTATATTCTCTTGATTAGCTGCTAATCTCCAACACCATCGCATCTAATTGTTGATTACTTGCAGCCTTCTTCATCAGTAGATAGAAGTACGTACATCACCAGAACACCAGAAAACAAAGAGGCTAAGGTATGACGATGTAACAGCTGATTTAAGAGCATGTTTACGCCTTAATCTCTACAAACGGAGGGGGTAAGAGGTCGAAGTTAtttttctttctctcatttttttagTTTTCCTCTGCGGGTGTAGAAATCTTCCGGTCCACTCGCACTCACCCTACTCCTTGAGGACGGGTCAAAGCATGGCGAGATTGATTCCTCCGCGTACAGTGAGAGAACGCTAGCGGTTTTGGTAAGTCTCGCTTTCACATGCATTTATTTTCGTGTTCCTCACTTCGTGATTATACAATGCTCCACATTCAAGTTCGTACAAGAAGGGCACATGGTTGAAAGGTGGGTCCTATTGGAGATAAGTTTGGGGAATGATCatcccatgtgggccccatcagactaacggtctggatcatgacAAGTATGTCACCCACCTGAGCTAACTCAAAACCTTAGGAGCCACTTGGTTACCAACAAGTTCCATTCGAATAGCGTTGTTGGGATAATGGCAACACCACTATCGAAGTAGCTCTTTCTGTCTGCAAGGCAATCGAGgatcaaatgaacggtgtggatttaaggaacatgcatcaatgtgagccccacagtcaggggtcacCCCCACCTTGGTGGAACCGGAGTCTCACCTAGTCCGCTCCCATTCCTGTCTTGTTTCCATgctgtggcccacgtgagttttggaccAAACTGATTTTTTATCCTTTCGGATATTTTGGGATGATACATCTGGTGGATGTGTTGGATGTCGTTCAAAAGTTACAGGGCCCACATCTGCCCAGTCACACCCTATCTCCTGATACCTTACGGATGGTTTttaaacaattttttatttttatttatttttttattttataaaataaaagttAAAATTAGAATAATGTTCATGATGTGCCCTTCATCCTGatcaccatggtgggccacaatatgtATGATGGCTGGGTCCCAGTACGACTAAACGGTCTACTATTGTATACACCAGGAGCAACAAATAAAGAAGTGTAAGAATAATATGGAAGGCCTTAAAAAGGAGATGAACACTCTAAAAGAGCGACAGATAAAGGAACGTGAGAAGCAGATGAAAGGCCTTCAAAATGTGGTGACCAATCTACTGCTGAAGGTGAGAGAGCTTGAGGCCAACGACAAGACCCATCTGACTCGCAAGGGCAAGGCCCACCTACTAATAGAAGCTGCAAAGCCATCAGCTACAGCTTCCAAAGAGCAATTGATGAGCGTTGACCAGCTTCCAAAAGATTCGAACATAAGGAAAAGAAAGAGCTCAGATGGTGATCAAAGTCCTGGGAAAAGGCAAAAGAAGTAAACAGAAGACGACCAAAAGAAAGATGAACGGTGATGATCGAGCAACAAAGTGGGCCACTAGGTGTGCCTGCTTGATTGCACATTGGTAGTGCATGTGCGCGAGATCTGAGCCGATCGTCAAATGGTTCCTATTATGTAGATGCCATGTCTTAAGAATCAGACTGATCTGATGATTTCACATGTGAGATCAGTAAAATAATAAACTGTTTGGATGACGGCCAAATACCATTAATTTCTGTTTtagctgtttttttttcttctttttttaacatAAGGCAACGGTTATCCAAATGTAAGACATGGTCATTGTTAAAGATGTATTGTGTAGTGGTAAAGTAGAGGATTGGATGTTAGGAAAACGATGCatatccattgataaatagaaaaatacaagtgtgATGCACTCAACCAGTGTGTGGCTAATTTTTGTACAAGGCAATTATTATGATGAGGCCAAtatattggacggattggatgtggtacaaacatgaaaggttggaattTATTCACTGGGTGGACCTTAACTTGAGGCCTTGTTTGCAGTAGATTGATAAATGCATCATATTGCTTTTCTTTCATAAAATGACTTCTTTTTTTGCAAACTGTCATCCAAACTATATTTTTaatggcaaaaaataaaaataaaaatagatggaatcattaaaaataatttctAGTTGAAATCAATTTTCagaaattgattttcaaaattatcaTTTTTAGATAAATTTACTTTTAGAGAGGTCATTACAGCACTGTTTTTTAAACTACAGCTGAGGCTAATTTGTTGTCATATGGATCTCCTCTTTACTTTTAGGGCACGTTTCTTTTCCCGCATATGTCAAAATAACATAAATGAGTTatcattatattttaaaatatttatttaaataagtattatgatatatatatttggagGGTCAAATATAGATATAACATGAGTCCGGCCaagaaattttataatgattacaattttatATTGGAAACACCAATTGGAATAGTAATATTAGTTTATTTTTGTATTGATTTAtatttttacatggataaatttaaTAATATAACATGTTAAGCAAATAGGCTGTTCAGAATGATATATTACTGTCATTGATTCAAGATTGAAGATGTGGCTTGCTGGGAtgagatccacactgttcaaCCGTGCCCTATCACATAAGGTCCATATTTGAAGGTCCACATTGATCAGACCAAGCCATTTGATGAGGACTTTTGCTTGCTGAATGTGGGCCACAACTTATTTCTATCTATTGGTGTTCAGTGGTTGTGTGTTTTAGTCGTGTGACTTTTAAAATGTGCACCAACATGAGATGGCCCACCTTATTTTCTACTTGAATCTTGTCCTGAATTGCAAAGTGTAAGTGTTTACTCGTGATCTATCTATGTTAGATTTAGAAATTTAGATGATGTTAAattgttgtgaaattttaaaaagAGATAAACGAAAGATCTTTTTAGTCCCTAACAATTGAATATGATCAGAATTTGAAAAGTAATGAGTAGTTCAAAAAGATTAAGTTCAACTAGTCACAATTATAAGACACATATTGCATGTATTACTCATGTATATATGAACTAGTTATTCACCATGGTAGCCTTATAACAAAAAATGGGTATCAATCAAAACACAATTATAGTATGTAGAGATTCATCTGATGCACAATAGCATCACATAGAAGCCCTAACGACCAAAAAATGCTTAGCAAAAAGATAATAACACAAAGTTAGCCGAGTTTCAACTATCAGAAAAAGGGGTAAAGGCTATAGATAAAAGCAATAGTTATGAATTCATAATGCACTACACATGTTCACACAGAGAAAGAGACCACTACCACCAACATATGGCATCGCGAAAGAAATTCATGTCCACATAATAGGAACAGGACATACGCGTAACCAATAGCCAACCCATGATAAACAACTAACATATGTACAGTTTTTTATAAGCTACAATTGTTTTTGGATCTAGATGGTTATTTTAATTACACCAACAAATACGATGAGTGGCTACAAAAATCTCTCTAACTACCGccttaaaattttataaatatgaGAAAGATTGAAGAGCTTCGAGCCATCATCAACCCAATACAAATCAAATCTATAGTACAATGATACTTATCATTTTTTATATGATCTTAATTTATCTTAAAGTAGGACAACCCGTCTGCACTAATACGTGCGATGGACCAACTTTAGCCTATGCTAGACCAACTTAAATTAGGAATAGTGCAATTTCCTTCCATCTACATTAAGTACTAAATTGCAAggatgacattttttttttctttctttctttctagtaATGTAATTTCCTTTCACTATGCCTAaattgctaaaccaagaaaaactTACATTTTGGGCATTGTTATTTATGGTTCAGACGCTGGATTTTCAATGGAAACTTTTgtatgttttaatttttatttcgTTTTTAATATAATTAAGTTAATTCTAATCTTTTATTGTACAAACTAAATTATTTTTGTTATCACAATGAGAAAAAATTATTTCAGTGAAAAAGTAAAATTAACTCATTAAAAGGATAAACCTCTTTGTGCAATCGCTTAATTTCATTCACATGTGGCTGAATAGAAGAAGGAATTACTTTAATTTTGGATTATAGATGATCGCTCACAATCTCTGTTTGTCAATCTCAATGCTTGAGACTATAGATGTTTAGTTTGGAGGCCGAGCTACAATAAGCTCAGGCATGCCCAGaaccatacacacatacacatgccCAAATTTCAAGTCAACTGATATGCGCGCGAGTGCATTTGATAAATGATAGAGAGTTTGTATCACGCCCAACCCGTCCATTGAATGCGTCCCCTCGTTGTTATCTCCGGATAataagcttgatgcaaaactctaGAGGGCCACGATACAAGGAACACGATAGGAGGGATGCTTTTGATTATcactggggtccacctgagtctAGAAAcatccttaaaaaataaaaataaaaaaatcttaatttgTCATCCATGGTAGATGAAGTGCATCTGGATAGTTGGATTTTGTATAAGCATTACGGTGGCCCCACGCAAGTCAAGGGTGGGTGTTCCCCCTCtattagggttgtacatcgagttgaattgagtcgagctgaggcaccCCCTccattaggggtgtacactgaGCTGAattgagttgagctggcctcagcttgactcggctcggccactagttgaccctagCTCAAGCTCGGCTAAGCTCGGTTTAGTCAGCAGCTTGGGTGAGTTAACAAAATCGAGCCTCCACGACATTTTTACGAACACATgctgtgcactttcaatttctcactgtttgtaaaacaacagcagctgtttacaagtatttcatcaaacaccttgtaggcaacatcaaaatcaagaaaaaatggtatttatttcatatacataccttccttgccactagtcaacacttcgttaagtcatttcatcaaatacttggtcaacaacatcaatatcaaaataactgagtcactgaattagttcgatccgagttcaattcgagctggggttcaatttgagtcaagtcgagctcaggcaagcttgaaCTTGGTTCGAAAACTCGGCTCGATatcagcttcgaaccgagctttttcgagtcaagtcgagtcgagctaaccaagctaactcggtttgtttACACCTCTACCCTCCATCAATCCTCTGTTTTGTGACCCACCTAAGCAAATGGAAAGGGAATGACCTACTAGAGAATAACCACCATTGAATTTCACAAGGGCCCACCCAAGTACCAAAACAGACTGAATCTTGGCCTGTTCCAAGGGCATGAACACCTCTATCACACGCTCAGGCGTATACACACAAAACAGGTTAGGCTGCACATGGTAAGCCTGTGTTGtggccttgagttttggatcggcctgaatTTTGGGATGTTGGGGTTATCTGAGGTGAAGCATctcatggacggattggattccataaatatatcaagggaCCGACCTTTGCTTGCGGTGGATTACAGTGGTACCGGTACCAGCCCTGGAAATTTTCCATATTGTACGGATCcagaaaatttaaataaatagcGCACAAGACGAGAGATGGCTGTCCACgtttaataataaaaatgatagtATATTCCAATACAAGAATAGTATTGGGTGTCTCTATCCACAGTGAGGTTTGTCACGAAaatagtttggatcaccgaacatGACACTAGATCTAAGTATCATAGTCAATGAGTTTATTTACTTACTTTTTTATGGTTTTTAGTTGAAAATTCCTCGGAACATTTGATATTTTGATAAAATGGTCTGACTATCTATATTTACTAAAATATCTCAATCAATGACCATGGAGGATGAAATGTCAAAATTAATATCAATTGGGAGATTTAGATGAGACCTAAAGCCTCAATCTTTTTGCCCAAAAAATCGGAAGCTATTAAAAATTTACTCCATcattaggtatatatatatatatatatatatatatatatatatatatatatatatatatatatatatatatatatatagtctcaTCTGTTAttaattaggtggaccatatgggTGGAAATAATGTACATAGTGATACATACCCTTTAAATTATTTTCCTTGATGTAACTTACATATTAGGCCTAAATATTTTTGTagaatctaatagttggagtggatttcttataattATCATGgcgggccctataaaaatcaacatAGGACATTTCgtccaactatttcctttgtgTGATCCATTTGAATTTACCGGCCAGCTTGGATTTTTTGCATGGTCAGCGTCTGATTTCGCTGAGGATGTACCTAAACTAGATTAAATCAAATATGTGTACCCATTGGGTCTTTAAACTTTGGTTTCAAGTTAGGTCCACATTAAATAAGGATATCTACGTGGTTAGGGCAACCAGAGTGGATGAATTAGATCACATGTGTCCCTCTCATAGACACATGCCTGATGTAAGTAGACACATGGTCATATATGTTGACTTGGAAAACATATATGATTATTATTAACTAAGTATACAGTGCATGCATGTGGCTAAGAAAAAATTATCGTGACCATATTAattgttgatgtcaaaatctaAACCTCCCTCCGCTTAGATATTCGCACTTCAAGCCACTTCGAGGTCTTGAACTTGCACAACAGTGATGAACAAAGGTGGCCCTAgtttgagcaggggaccctccgatgcctaagtcaggttaagggaatttgggtctaagtagTATGTTAGAGGGAGAGTGTAGAATATTACGTACCCGTTTGCTTCCCACAAAGTGCTATTTATACCTTACGCCTAAGGTGAGCATGTCTGCATAATTCAgcgcattttagggcatgatgagCATACCCGTCTAACTCGGCGCATCTTAGGGCATGATGAGCATACCCGTCTAACTCGACGCATCTTGGGGCATTTGCTTCACCTCACGAGTGATTCAGTTATCCAATCGTTGCATGGTCGTGCAGACGTGGGTGGTTGAATAACCATCGCCAATCGTGTGATAGTGAGACTCTTCTCGGCCTTCCTCATTAGTGGATCCCGGTCCGAGTCTTAAACTGAGCATCTTGGCATCAAATCGCTCTGAGCCGACCGCTTCGGCCTCGGATCATTCCGAGATTTCGCTCTGACCTCCAAGCGGACCGACTCAGCCTCGGAACATAGCAGTCGTCGAATTGGATGTTCATCCTTCGCCTATTCAACTCCAAGCTTGGTTTCATGCCTCAAATCAGCTCTGAATTATTTTAGACCTTAGCTCGGATGTGTCTCTGGTCTTCTCATAATAGAAGGCCCCTACTCTCCGAGTTCGGACATGGACTCAAAGAGTAAGTATGTGCGGAAGACCGGTAGTTTCCTCTGTTACGTCCCCAACGCGTGTGGTTGTAATCATGGTTTTTATACAAAAAAAGATACATCCTCGGGACTTTTTGTCCACGAGTTATTCTCGAACAGACGCGTGACGACGGTTAGGATCTCGAATCGTCAGAGACATTATAAAGGACTGCCACGTAAGCCACGAAGGACGGCTAAGCAAAGTTTCCACTGCTCGAGGCTCAGCACTCGATGCTAGGGGCAGGTGACTTAGCAGTGCTTAGACCAGTGACCTCCACCCATGTGTCTTCTGAATTCGGCTTACAATGGTTCGGCTGTGGTCATCATATCTCGCCATTAATGCAAGAATCATCTACGAGTTATAAAGATTCCAGCGCTTGGAAGCGCTCGCATTTTTGCTTTTTGAATTCGCGTTGATGTGAGCTACCTGAGGAGGCGATTTCCGGCGATTACGGCCTGGGGGAGAGGCAATTTCTACTAATCAGCAATTTTCGGCTAAAGTGATTTTCGGTGACCATCTGGTGTCAATTTCCAGTGACCGTATGGTGAGTCCTCCCTCTCATTTTCGGTTTACCATCATTTCCTTCGCTTCTGTGGAATGTCGGACGATTTAAATATGGTCCGAGGTGATTATGACATTGAGGATGACTCCGAGCCGGGAAGCTCGGATGATAGAAGAGGGGCCTCCAAAGGCCCCTTTGAAGCAGTACCCCTCTTCCCTCTGCCCAAGAGGGGCAAAGAGGCAGGGGCTCGTATGCGCTGCAAATGTGGGAAGAAAACCTCTCGAGCCCCTCAAGACTTGACAGCAGGTGGTGCGGAGATGCCTGCGAGCGGGCGGACTACAAAGACCATCCCGGGAGGCTTTGTACTTGTCAAGTCTCAGATGGAATGGATCCAATCAGAGTTCGAGATCCCGGACTTCGTACGGATACGAGCACTAGAGCCCCTCGATACTACAGGGGCTCCCACCAAAGGGAAAGTCGTGATCTTCCTCTGCGCACTACAGTATGGGCTCCGACTTCCCATCCACCCCTTCATCTGAGCCCTAACAGCCTATTTGGGACAGTCCAGGCCAATTTACCCCCAATGCTTTGAGGGTCTTAATATCTTCATACATCATCTGGCACCATGTCGGGAACCCGAAACTGACACCAGAGGAGCTAATAAGTTTACACCTGATCAAGCACGATAGCCAAGAGCCATGATACTACTTCGCGATTAGCGGCAGCAAAGGCTCAGGACTGGTCTGGTAACTCCCATCTTCCAATAAGGATTGGAAGAATAAATGGTTTTGAGCTTCGGGCAAGTGAGAAGCACTAGCAGTGGAGCTCAGGCATCTAAGGACTCGGGTTCCCACCCGATTTACCCTTCCAGGGTGGACTCTGAACCACCTACTTACAATGTTCCTTTGTTTACAGTGATATGATCAGtatcttcattttatttttgtagACTTCTCGAAGGGCCTGCCTCTCGTCATCTCGGACCAAAAGAATCAGATCGCCAAGGCAAGGGCACGTCCGAAAAACCTACGCTCCTGGTTAGACTTGATCATGGCTGAAAATCTTTATCGGTTCGGGCTTTACAAGTCCAAGACACTCCCCACCTCATTCAGTAAGTGCCCCTTTATTGTGATAAAATTAAAGG
Proteins encoded in this window:
- the LOC131219946 gene encoding uncharacterized protein LOC131219946, whose product is MGFNKIPEVKREDTPSSSSSDESSYSTGTLAKKEDKPSSSVDRSTYITRTPENKEAKKSSGPLALTLLLEDGSKHGEIDSSAYSERTLAVLEQQIKKCKNNMEGLKKEMNTLKERQIKEREKQMKGLQNVVTNLLLKVRELEANDKTHLTRKGKAHLLIEAAKPSATASKEQLMSVDQLPKDSNIRKRKSSDGDQSPGKRQKK